Genomic window (Sphingomonas sp. S1-29):
CCGATCTCGACGAAGCGCTGTCGGGTCCCAAGGAACGCCGCGCGCTCGGCGTGATGCCCGATCCGCTGCCGCCCGAGGCCCCCGTCGCGCGCGTCACGCTGTCGCGCTCGGCCATCGTCACTGCGCGCGCGCTACTGATCGCGATCACCGGCCAGGCCAAGCGCGACGTGCTCGAGGCGGCGATCGCCGAGGGGGCCGGTTCGCCTTATCCGATCGGCCGCGTGCTCGCCGACACCGAGCTTCCCGTTGACATCCACTGGAGCGCCTGATGTCCGCAAATCCAGCTTTGGCCCCTGCCCTCGCCGCCGTCACCGACCGGATCATCGAGCGATCGAAGCCCGGTCGCGCCGCCTATCTCGCACTGATGCAGCGCGAGCGTGATTCGGGGTTCGATCGGCCAAAGCTGGGCTGCGCCAACCTAGCCCACGCCTATGCCGGCACCGACGAACAGCGTGATCGGATGCGCGACGGCAAGGCGATGAACATCGGCATCGTCACCGCCTACAACGACATGCTGTCGGCGCACGCGACCTATTATCGCTACCCCGAACAGATGAAGGTCTGGGCGATCGAGGCGGGGGCGACCGCCCAGGTGGCGGGCGGCGTGCCCGCGATGTGCGATGGGGTGACGCAGGGCTATCAGGGCATGGAATTGTCGCTGTTCAGCCGCGACGCGATCGCGCTGGCGACCGCGATCGCGCTGTCGCACCGGACGTTCGAGGGCGCGGCGCTGCTCGGCATCTGCGACAAGATCGTTCCCGGTCTGCTGATGGGTGCGCTGCGCTTCGGCCATTTGCCGATGGTGATGGTCCCCGGCGGACCGATGCGATCGGGCCTGGCGAACAAGGAAAAGGCCGCGGTGCGCGAGGCCTATGCCGAGGGCAAGGTCGGCCGTGAAGCTTTGCTCGACGCCGAAATCTCCGCCTATCACGGCAAGGGCACCTGCACCTTTTACGGCACGGCCAATTCGAACCAGATGATGATGGAGGCGATGGGGCTGCACGTTCCCGGTGCCGCCTTCGCCAATCCGCAGACCAAATTGCGCCAGGAATTGACGCGCGCCGCGGTCCAGCGGCTGCCGCAGATCGGCTGGAACGGCGCTGATTACCGCCCGCTCGGCGAATGCGTCGATGAACGCGCGATCGTCAATGCAGCGGTCGTGCTGCTCGCCACCGGCGGATCGACCAACCATCTCATCCACCTGCCCGCCATCGCCCGCGCGGCGGGGATCATCATCGACTGGGAGGATTTCGACCGGCTGAGCAAGGCGGTGCCGCTGCTCACCCATGTCTATCCCAACGGATCCGCCGACGTGAACGGCTTCGAGGACGCCGGCGGCCCGCCCTTCGTCATCCGCGAACTGCTGCGCGGCGGGCTGTTGCATGGCGACATCCTGACGATCGCCGATGGCGGCTTCACCGAATATGGCCGCAAGCCGATGATCGAGGATGAAAAGCTGGTCTGGCAGGATTTGCCCGCCACCAGCGGCGACGACACCATCGTCCGCACGATCGACGCGCCCTTCTCGCCCGAAGGCGGCTTCCGCATCCTCCAGGGCAATCTCGGCCGTGCGTGCATCAAGGTGTCGGCGGTCGAACCCGATCGTTGGATCATCGAGGCGCCTGCCCGCGTCTTCGCGACGCAGGCCGAGGTCCAGACCGCGTTCCAGACAGGCGAGCTCGACCGCGACGTCGTCGTGGTCGTCCGCTTCCAGGGCCCGCGCGCCAACGGCATGCCCGAATTGCACAAGCTCACCCCGCCGCTCGGCGTCTTGCAGAATCGCGGCTTCCGCGTGGCTTTGGTCACCGACGGGCGGATGTCGGGCGCGTCGGGCAAGGTGCCTTGCGCGATCCATCTGTCGCCCGAGGCGTTGGGCGGCGGGCCGCTCGGCAAGGTGCGCGACGGCGACATCATCCGGCTCGATGCCGAAGCCGGCACGCTCGCCGCCCTGGTCGATGCCGCCGAATGGGAAGCGCGCGAGCTGGTCGAGGCACCGCCGCGCGCCGACGGCACCGGGCGCGAGCTGTTCAACATGATGAACTTCGGCGCCGACGAAGCCGAAAAGGGCGCCTCGGCGATGTTGGCCGCGGCGGGATTGTAACCATGCCTCCCTCTCCCCTCCGGGGAGAGGGTCGGGGAGAGGGGCAGTGCGAGACGGCGGCGATCCTGCCCCCTCTCCCCTGCCCTCTCCCCGGAGGGGAGAGGGAGTAAGACGAAATGGAAATCATCGCGGTAGATATCGGCGGCACCCATGCCCGCTTCGCGATCGCCGAGGTCGAGAATGGCCGCGTGCTGTCGATGAGCGACCCGATCACCCAGAAGACCAAGGATCATTCGAGCCTCCAGCTCGCCTGGCAGGCATTCGGCGAGGCGCTGGGCCGGCCGCTGCCGCGCGCCGCCGGCATCGCGATCGCGTCGCCGATCAACGGCGAGATGATCCGCATGACCAACAATCCGTGGATCATCCGCCCGCGGCTGATCCAGGAGCGGCTCGGGGTCGATACCTATACGCTCATCAACGATTTCGGCGCGGTCGGCCACGCCGTTGCGCAGATGCACGATGACGCCTTCATCCATATCTGCGGCCCCGAAACCCCGTTGCCCGAGCACGGCTCGATCACCGTCTGCGGGCCCGGCACCGGGCTCGGCGTCGCGCAGGTGCTGCGCACCGCCAACCATTATCACGTCATCGAAACCGAGGGCGGACACATGGACTTCGCGCCGCTCGACGGGATCGAGGACGCGATCCTCAAGCGCCTACGGCGCACCTTCACCCGCGTCTCGGCCGAGCGGATCGTCGCCGGCCCCGGCATCGTCGCGATCTACGAAACCCTCGCAGGGATCGAAGGCCGCCCGGTGCTCCAGCTCGACGATCGGGCGATCTGGGACCTGGCGTTCAGCGGCAAGGACAGCCTGGCCAGTGCCGCGCTCGACCGCTTCTGCCTCAGCCTGGGCGCCGTCGCGGGCGATCTCGCGCTCGCGCACGGACCCAAGGGCGTGGTGATCGCTGGCGGCCTCGGCCTTCGGCTCAAGGACCATCTGATCTCGTCGGGCTTCGGCCAGCGCTTCGTCGCCAAGGGACGCTTCCAGTCGCTGATGGCGTCGATCCCGGTCAAGCTCATCACCCATCCGCAGCCGGGCATCTACGGCGCGGCAGCCGCCTTCGCGCAGGAGCACACCCAATGAACGACGTGACGATCGAAACCATCATGCGCACCAGCCCGGTCATCCCGGTACTGGTGATCGAGGATGCCGCCACCGCGCGCCCGCTCGCCGAAGCGCTGGTGGCGGGCGGGCTTCGCGTGCTCGAAGTGACGCTGCGCACCGCCGCCGCGCTCGACGCGATCCGCGAGATGAAGCAGGTCCCCGGCGCGATCGTCGGCGCGGGCACCGTGGTGTCGACGGGCCAGTTCGACGACGTGATGGACGCCGGCGCCGAGTTCATCGTTTCGCCCGGGCTCACCGAAACGCTCGGCCGCGTTGTCGTCGACAGCCGCGTCCCCTTCCTGCCCGGCATCGCGACCGCAGGCGACATCATGCGCGGCTACGACCTGGGCCTGCGCCACTTCAAATTCTTCCCCGCCGAAACCTCGGGCGGGCTGAAGGCGCTCAAGGCGCTCGCGGCACCGTTCCACGAAGCGCAATTCTGCCCCACCGGCGGCATCACCGAAGCATCGGCACGCGACTGGCTGGCGTTCGAGAAGGTGCTGTGCGTCGGCGGCAGCTGGGTTACCCCCGCGGGCGCGGCGATGGCCGATGTCGAAGCCAAGGCAAAGGCTGCGGCGAACCTTCGCTAATCTGCGCTTCCCCCTCCCACGCGGGAGGGGGATCGCTCACATCTCGCCGCGGGCGCGGCGCAGCGCGTACCATTTCGCGACGTTGGCGTTGTGCTGCTCTAGCGTGTCGGCGAAGATATGGCCGCCGGTGCCGTCGGCGACGAAGTACAGCGCGCTGGTCTGCGCCGGGTCGAGCACCGCATCGATGCTCGCGCGCCCCGGATTGGCGATTGGCCCCTTGGGCAGTCCCGCCATCGCATAGGTGTTGTAGTCGTTCACCGCGTTCACCTCCGAGCGCAGGATCCGCCGGCCGAGCGGGCGTCCCTTGGTCATCGGATAAATGATCGTCGGGTCGGCCTGCAGCCGCATCCCGATCCGCAACCGGTTCGAATAGACCGCCGCGACCGTCCGCCGCTCTTCGTCCTTGGCGGTTTCCTTCTCGACGATCGACGCCAGGATCAGCGCTTCTTGCGGCGTCGACACCGCGATCCCCGGCTTGCGCTTGGCCCAGGCAGCGGCGAGATAGTCGCGCATCGCCACCTGCATCCGCCCCAGCACCGCCTGTCGCGCCTCGCCGCGTTCATAGCTGTAGCTGTCGGGCAGCACCGATCCCTCGGCGGGCACCACGACCTTGCCGTCGAGCTGCGGCGCCTTCATCAGCGCCTCGTGCACCAGTACCGAAGGCCAGCCCTCGGGCACCGCGACGAAGCGCTGGACGGTCCGCCCGCCTTGCATCAGCTTGAGCACGTCG
Coding sequences:
- the edd gene encoding phosphogluconate dehydratase, producing the protein MSANPALAPALAAVTDRIIERSKPGRAAYLALMQRERDSGFDRPKLGCANLAHAYAGTDEQRDRMRDGKAMNIGIVTAYNDMLSAHATYYRYPEQMKVWAIEAGATAQVAGGVPAMCDGVTQGYQGMELSLFSRDAIALATAIALSHRTFEGAALLGICDKIVPGLLMGALRFGHLPMVMVPGGPMRSGLANKEKAAVREAYAEGKVGREALLDAEISAYHGKGTCTFYGTANSNQMMMEAMGLHVPGAAFANPQTKLRQELTRAAVQRLPQIGWNGADYRPLGECVDERAIVNAAVVLLATGGSTNHLIHLPAIARAAGIIIDWEDFDRLSKAVPLLTHVYPNGSADVNGFEDAGGPPFVIRELLRGGLLHGDILTIADGGFTEYGRKPMIEDEKLVWQDLPATSGDDTIVRTIDAPFSPEGGFRILQGNLGRACIKVSAVEPDRWIIEAPARVFATQAEVQTAFQTGELDRDVVVVVRFQGPRANGMPELHKLTPPLGVLQNRGFRVALVTDGRMSGASGKVPCAIHLSPEALGGGPLGKVRDGDIIRLDAEAGTLAALVDAAEWEARELVEAPPRADGTGRELFNMMNFGADEAEKGASAMLAAAGL
- the glk gene encoding glucokinase — encoded protein: MEIIAVDIGGTHARFAIAEVENGRVLSMSDPITQKTKDHSSLQLAWQAFGEALGRPLPRAAGIAIASPINGEMIRMTNNPWIIRPRLIQERLGVDTYTLINDFGAVGHAVAQMHDDAFIHICGPETPLPEHGSITVCGPGTGLGVAQVLRTANHYHVIETEGGHMDFAPLDGIEDAILKRLRRTFTRVSAERIVAGPGIVAIYETLAGIEGRPVLQLDDRAIWDLAFSGKDSLASAALDRFCLSLGAVAGDLALAHGPKGVVIAGGLGLRLKDHLISSGFGQRFVAKGRFQSLMASIPVKLITHPQPGIYGAAAAFAQEHTQ
- the eda gene encoding bifunctional 4-hydroxy-2-oxoglutarate aldolase/2-dehydro-3-deoxy-phosphogluconate aldolase, giving the protein MNDVTIETIMRTSPVIPVLVIEDAATARPLAEALVAGGLRVLEVTLRTAAALDAIREMKQVPGAIVGAGTVVSTGQFDDVMDAGAEFIVSPGLTETLGRVVVDSRVPFLPGIATAGDIMRGYDLGLRHFKFFPAETSGGLKALKALAAPFHEAQFCPTGGITEASARDWLAFEKVLCVGGSWVTPAGAAMADVEAKAKAAANLR
- the mltG gene encoding endolytic transglycosylase MltG, translated to MKRLGCFGLFAGLALIAALFFVMQSWGGAGSLERNVNVVVPEGATLTRAAQEMEKAGVIPSASRFTLYARFFGSDDPIRAGEYPVPAGISQSDVLKLMQGGRTVQRFVAVPEGWPSVLVHEALMKAPQLDGKVVVPAEGSVLPDSYSYERGEARQAVLGRMQVAMRDYLAAAWAKRKPGIAVSTPQEALILASIVEKETAKDEERRTVAAVYSNRLRIGMRLQADPTIIYPMTKGRPLGRRILRSEVNAVNDYNTYAMAGLPKGPIANPGRASIDAVLDPAQTSALYFVADGTGGHIFADTLEQHNANVAKWYALRRARGEM